The Euphorbia lathyris chromosome 2, ddEupLath1.1, whole genome shotgun sequence genome includes a window with the following:
- the LOC136217582 gene encoding protein trichome birefringence-like 25, with product MAKEMRSDLNSFSFFSLTKHNHLFIKFAISFFLLGLVFRLLTSDSIRFSSVVENPPATQTDSPLLDSLPFQQPVQSSNSNYFSDNQNQTIQTHDECDLFAGDWIPDPKGPVYTNRSCLIIEGHQNCMKNGRPDSGYLYWRWKPLGCDLAKFNPNKFLNLMRNKSWAFIGDSISRNHVQSLLCILSQVEEAIEVYHDKEYRSKRWNFPVHNFTLSVIWTPFLLKADIFEDQNGVSSSEIQLHLDKLDTIWTDQYSNYDYVVISGGKWFLKTAIYHENNTVTGCHYCPGKNLTDLGFDYAYRKAIGLILDFMVQSDHKAFIFLRTTTPDHFENGEWFSGGTCNRTVPFREGEIQMVDVDDIMRRIELEEFEKAAALGSEKGVILKLLDTTRLSLLRPDGHPGPYRQFHPFAENKNAKVQNDCLHWCLPGPIDSWNDLVMQMLSDGR from the exons ATGGCGAAGGAAATGAGGTCTGATTTAAACtcattttcctttttctctttaaCCAAACACAATCATCTCTTCATCAAGTTCGCAATCTCATTTTTTCTATTAGGTCTCGTTTTCCGTCTTCTTACCTCCGATTCAATTCGCTTCTCTTCCGTCGTTGAAAACCCTCCCGCAACTCAAACGGACTCTCCGCTGCTTGATTCTTTGCCTTTTCAACAACCGGTTCAATCTTCAAATTCTAATTACTTTTCGGATAATCAAAACCAAACTATCCAGACTCACG ATGAATGTGATTTGTTTGCCGGAGATTGGATACCGGACCCGAAGGGTCCGGTTTATACTAATCGGAGTTGTCTAATAATTGAAGGACATCAAAACTGTATGAAAAATGGAAGGCCTGATTCAGGGTATCTATACTGGAGGTGGAAACCGCTTGGGTGTGATTTGGCCAAGTTTAATCCTAACAAATTTCTTAATCTGATGAGGAATAAATCATGGGCGTTCATTGGTGATTCAATTTCTCGTAATCACGTTCAGTCATTACTTTGCATTCTTTCTCAG GTGGAAGAGGCCATTGAGGTTTATCATGATAAGGAATACAGATCGAAAAGATGGAACTTTCCAGTCCACAACTTCACTCTTTCAGTCATTTGGACCCCATTCCTACTCAAAGCAGACATTTTTGAAGACCAAAATGGAGTTTCATCTTCAGAAATCCAGTTACATCTAGATAAACTTGATACCATATGGACTGATCAATACAGCAACTATGATTATGTAGTAATTTCTGGTGGCAAATGGTTTCTCAAAACTGCTATATATCATGAGAACAACACTGTTACAGGATGCCATTATTGCCCTGGAAAGAACTTGACTGATCTAGGATTTGACTATGCGTATCGCAAAGCGATAGGCTTGATCTTGGACTTCATGGTTCAGTCTGATCACAAAGCTTTCATTTTCTTGAGGACAACAACACCAGACCACTTTGAGAATGGAGAATGGTTTAGTGGAGGTACTTGCAATAGAACAGTACCTTTCAGAGAAGGTGAGATTCAGATGGTggatgtagatgatataatgaGACGGattgaattggaagagtttgaGAAAGCTGCTGCATTAGGATCTGAGAAGGGTGTAATTTTGAAGCTACTTGATACAACTCGGTTATCGTTGCTGCGACCGGATGGGCATCCGGGACCATATAGGCAGTTTCACCCATTTGCAGAGAATAAGAATGCTAAAGTTCAAAATGACTGTTTACATTGGTGCTTACCAGGGCCAATAGACTCTTGGAATGATTTGGTGATGCAGATGTTATCCGATGGCAGATAA